The following proteins are encoded in a genomic region of Phycodurus eques isolate BA_2022a chromosome 11, UOR_Pequ_1.1, whole genome shotgun sequence:
- the LOC133409597 gene encoding cytochrome c oxidase assembly protein COX15 homolog: MLLASIRTTLINGCRRAGGGIQHGNGAHLRQWVARRGHSTITAEAGASASPSASSAAASVPNAATNRIVGRWLLGCSGLVVGAVVLGGVTRLTESGLSMVDWHLVREMKPPQSQAEWEAEFSKYQQFPEFKIMNHNMTLPEFKFIFYMEWGHRMWGRLVGLAYILPTMYFWRKGYFTRSMKGKVLGLCGFVFFQGLLGWYMVKSGLEEKPESHDIPRVSQYRLSAHLGSALLLYCASLWTGLTLLLPAHKLAETKRLIQLRRFAKGTSGLVFLTALSGAFVAGLDAGLVYNSFPKMGERWVPDDLLAFSPTLKNFFENPTTVQFDHRILAVSSLTAITGLYLFSRRMVLPRRAKIAISLLTAMACGQVALGISTLLLYVPTPLAATHQSGSVALLSLAIWVLAELRKMPK; encoded by the exons ATGTTACTTGCTTCGATAAGGACAACGTTAATAAATGGCTGCAGACGAGCCGGAGGGGGAATTCAACACGGTAAC GGTGCACACTTACGACAGTGGGTGGCGCGAAGGGGCCACAGCACCATCACAGCCGAGGCAGGAGCTTCAGCCTCCCCATCcgcatcatcagcagcagccaGTGTCCCCAATGCAGCCACAAACAGGATAGTAGGTCGCTGGTTACTAGGCTGCAGCGGTCTTGTTGTTGGTGCTGTTGTCCTTGGTGGCGTCACACG ACTAACAGAATCCGGCCTGTCCATGGTCGACTGGCATCTGGTACGAGAGATGAAGCCCCCGCAGTCGCAGGCAGAGTGGGAGGCAGAGTTTTCCAAATATCAGCAGTTTCCTGAATTCAAGAT aATGAACCACAACATGACTCTGCCAGAGTTTAAGTTCATCTTCTACATGGAGTGGGGTCATCGCATGTGGGGCAGGCTGGTGGGTCTGGCCTACATCCTCCCCACTATGTACTTCTGGAGGAAAGGCTACTTCACTCGCTCGATGAAGGGAAAAGTGCTCGGGCTATGTGGATTTGTCTTCTTCCAG GGCCTGTTGGGTTGGTACATGGTCAAAAGTGGTCTGGAGGAGAAGCCAGAGTCACATGACATCCCACGGGTCAGCCAGTATCGACTGAGTGCTCACCTGGGTTCCGCCTTACTCCTTTACTGTGCCAGTCTGTGGACCGGCCTTACGCTACTGCTGCCTGCTCACAAG TTGGCAGAGACCAAACGCCTCATACAGCTTCGAAGGTTTGCCAAGGGAACCAGTGGACTCGTCTTCCTCACAGCTCTTTCAG GTGCTTTTGTCGCCGGTTTGGATGCTGGCCTGGTGTACAACTCCTTCCCTAAAATGGGAGAACGTTGGGTCCCTGATGACCTGTTGGCCTTCTCTCCCACCCTCAAGAACTTCTTTGAGAACCCCACAACTGTGCAGTTTGACCACAGGATCTTA GCAGTCTCCTCTTTGACGGCCATCACTGGGCTGTATCTGTTTTCCAGAAGGATGGTGCTGCCTAGGAGAGCTAAGATAGCCATCAGCCTCCTCACAGCAATGGCTTGCGGACAG GTTGCACTGGGAATTAGCACCCTGTTGCTGTACGTGCCTACTCCGCTGGCAGCGACTCACCAGTCTGGATCTGTGGCGCTACTCTCGCTGGCCATTTGGGTTCTGGCCGAGCTCCGTAAAATGCCCAAATAA